The proteins below come from a single Drosophila teissieri strain GT53w chromosome 3L, Prin_Dtei_1.1, whole genome shotgun sequence genomic window:
- the LOC122617057 gene encoding receptor-type guanylate cyclase Gyc76C isoform X2, with translation MCGFANELCKKDDTHYTSTVAAVVLGVLLFCSGVITMSIYRKWKIELEIEGLLWKIDPNEIKGYSGNEIVSSPSKVSLMSAQSYGSRWTNQFVTSTGRLRGAVVRIKELKFPRKRDISREIMKEMRLLRELRHDNINSFIGASVEPTRILLVTDYCAKGSLYDIIENEDIKLDDLFIASLIHDLIKGMIYIHNSQLVYHGNLKSSNCVVTSRWMLQVTDFGLHELRQCAENESIGEHQHYRNQLWRAPELLRNHIHGSQKGDVYAFAIIMYEIFSRKGPFGQINFEPKEIVDYVKKLPLKGEDPFRPEVESIIEAESCPDYVLACIRDCWAEDPEERPEFSVIRNRLKKMRGGKTKNIMDQMMEMMEKYANNLEDIVSERTRLLCEEKMKTEDLLHRMLPQSVAEKLTMGQGVEPVSYDLVTIYFSDIVGFTAMSAESTPLQVVNFLNDLYTVFDRIIRGYDVYKVETIGDAYMVVSGLPIKNGDRHAGEIASMALELLHAVKQHRIAHRPNETLKLRIGMHTGPVVAGVVGLTMPRYCLFGDTVNTASRMESNGEALKIHISNKCKLALDKLGGGYITEKRGLVNMKGKGEVVTWWLTGANENAIQKKLVDMMDMPPPLFSRPRKSPKLNPDSRQPSIQAMHFCGTGSRRQSTVPRAMDGESTYSLQGSVRESPRMVSKRDRERERPSINGLGAGHFVGGALLESAQASLSTLNHSVTNETNCDMDGGSGGVSGSGSGLVRQPNALHKPLAMVRPHRIISAAQLPQLGDNEDDSADTLLRESRSLDPMPMQQLRKRHDRVKLPPSKLSKNNSRSLDTGVSLISGNPNGEVHSSQLDLDDEMTANPVDATDGYDDELGLLMRHDNGQLPALRYSGSFPNAQNSIVPTGRSAGGGVGRDGGGSNCAKHLNNNCNGGVNVEDDLESPLLQRQASLSVPPEEMLAHNKRWHSLEHMDGPGGHGGNCVSYAADIDNRHPGGLDFFSGSSNQHHGAKAAGGSKLTNWMTNIFKGNGVRSGEARRVGILPSGVHGARTGFTDMAASAAARDRESIV, from the exons ATGTGTGGTTTTGCTAACGAGCTCTGTAAAAAGGACGACACCCACTATACGTCCACTGTCGCCGCTGTGGTTTTGGGCGTACTGCTCTTCTGCTCAGGTGTAATCACCATGAGTATATATCGAAAGTGGAAGATAGAGTTGGAGATTGAGGGTTTACTCTGGAAGATCGACCCAAACGAAATAAAGGGTTATTCTGGCAACGAAATTGTCTCCTCACCGAGCAAA GTCAGTTTGATGAGTGCCCAGAGCTATGGTTCCCGTTGGACCAACCAGTTTGTTACCTCCACGGGTCGCCTCCGCGGTGCCGTGGTTCGTATCAAGGAGTTGAAATTCCCCCGGAAGCGAGATATTTCTAGGGAGATCATGAAGGAGATGCGATTGTTGCGCGAACTGCGTCACGATAACATCAACAGCTTCATTGGAGCCAGCGTGGAGCCAACACGCATTCTTCTAGTCACCGATTACTGTGCCAAAGGCAGTCTTTACGACATCATCGAGAACGAAGACATTAAGTTAGACGATCTATTCATCGCCTCGCTAATTCACGACCTCATAAAG GGCATGATTTATATACACAACTCTCAGCTGGTCTATCATGGTAACCTTAAATCCTCAAACTGTGTGGTCACGTCGCGTTGGATGCTCCAAGTCACCGATTTCGGGCTGCACGAGTTGCGGCAGTGTGCCGAAAACGAATCCATCGGGGAGCATCAGCATTATCGAA ATCAACTTTGGCGTGCTCCAGAGCTGCTACGGAATCACATTCACGGCAGCCAGAAGGGCGATGTCTATGCATTCGCCATCATCATGTACGAGATATTTAGTCGTAAGGGTCCGTTCGGACAAATAAACTTTGAACCAAAGGAAATCGTAGACTATGTCAAGAAGCTACCGCTTAAGGGAGAGGATCCGTTTCGTCCAGAAGTGGAGTCCATCATAGAAGCCGAGTCCTGTCCGGATTATGTTCTGGCCTGCATTAGGGATTGCTGGGCTGAAGATCCCGAAGAGCGGCCCGAATTCAGTGTCATAcg CAATCGCTTGAAAAAGATGCGTGGTGGAAAAACCAAGAACATCATGGATCAAATGATGGAAATGATGGAGAAGTATGCCAACAACTTGGAGGATATTGTCTCCGAGCGCACGCGTCTCTTGTGCGAGGAAAAGATGAAAACGGAGGATCTCTTGCATCGCATGCTACCGCAGTCGGTGGCCGAAAAATTGACCATGGGTCAGGGCGTCGAGCCGGTTTCTTATGATTTG GTCACCATATATTTTAGCGACATTGTTGGTTTTACTGCAATGTCGGCGGAGAGCACACCGCTGCAAGTGGTGAACTTTTTGAATGATCTCTACACAGTGTTCGATCGCATCATACGCGGCTATGATGTGTACAAAGTTGAAACCATTGGAGATGCGTATATGGTG gtTTCGGGCCTGCCAATTAAAAACGGAGATCGACATGCTGGCGAAATAGCTTCGATGGCCCTGGAGCTGCTCCACGCAGTAAAGCAGCATCGCATAGCCCATCGTCCCAACGAGACGCTGAAGCTGCGTATTGGGATGCACACGGGTCCGGTAGTAGCTGGCGTGGTTGGTCTCACCATGCCAAGGTACTGTCTCTTTGGTGACACCGTGAATACAGCGTCCCGGATGGAGAGCAACGGGGAGGCGCTAAAGATTCACATTTCCAATAAGTGCAAGCTGGCGCTGGACAAACTGGGTGGTGGCTACATAACCGAGAAACGTGGCCTGGTCAATATGAAGGGCAAGGGCGAGGTGGTAACATGGTGGCTAACCGGAGCCAATGAGAATGCTATACAGAAGAAGCTGGTGGACATGATGGatatgccgccgccgctgttTAGTCGTCCTCGAAAGAGTCCAAAGCTGAATCCCGACTCCCGTCAGCCAAGCATCCAGGCCATGCACTTTTGCGGCACTGGATCAAGACGCCAAAGCACAGTCCCCAGGGCGATGGACGGCGAATCAACTTATAGCCTCCAGGGATCCGTAAGGGAATCACCGCGCATGGTCAGCAAACGAGACAGGGAACGAGAGCGACCCTCCATCAACGGGCTGGGCGCAGGGCACTTCGTGGGCGGAGCTCTCCTAGAATCCGCACAGGCCTCGCTAAGCACGCTGAATCATTCCGTAACAAACGAAACTAACTGTGATATGGATGGGGGATCGGGAGGAGTGTcaggatctggatctggattaGTGCGTCAGCCCAATGCACTACACAAGCCGTTGGCCATGGTGCGGCCGCACAGGATTATCAGTGCTGCCCAGTTACCCCAACTGGGAGACAACGAAGATGACTCCGCAGACACGCTGTTGCGGGAGTCACGCTCCCTAGATCCCATGCCCATGCAGCAGCTGCGCAAACGGCACGATAGGGTAAAGTTACCGCCCTCGAAGTTGTCCAAGAACAATTCCCGATCGCTGGACACAGGTGTATCGCTGATCAGTGGGAATCCCAACGGTGAAGTGCATTCAAGTCAGCTGGATTTGGATGACGAGATGACCGCCAATCCGGTGGATGCCACCGATGGCTACGACGATGAGCTGGGCCTTCTGATGCGCCACGACAACGGTCAACTGCCCGCTCTCCGCTATTCAGGCAGCTTTCCCAACGCTCAGAATAGCATAGTTCCTACAGGAAGGTCAGCAGGAGGCGGAGTAGGAAGAGATGGGGGTGGGAGCAACTGCGCCAAGCATCTGAACAATAACTGCAATGGAGGAGTAAACGTCGAGGATGATCTCGAGTCGCCCTTGCTGCAACGTCAGGCATCGCTATCGGTGCCGCCAGAGGAGATGCTGGCGCATAACAAACGCTGGCACTCACTGGAGCACATGGATGGACCCGGTGGGCATGGTGGTAATTGCGTGAGCTATGCCGCCGATATTGATAACCGCCACCCCGGAGGTCTGGACTTCTTCAGCGGTTCCTCCAATCAGCACCATGGAGCCAAAGCGGCTGGTGGGAGCAAGCTGACTAACTGGATGACTAACATATTCAAGGGCAACGGCGTGCGCAGCGGCGAGGCTAGGCGAGTGGGAATCCTGCCCAGCGGAGTGCACGGCGCACGAACCGGATTCACGGATATGgcggcatcagcagcagcccgGGATCGTGAGAGCATAGTGTAG
- the LOC122617057 gene encoding receptor-type guanylate cyclase Gyc76C isoform X1 — MTRWPFNLLLLLSVAVRDCSNHRTVLTVGYLTALTGDLKTRQGLAISGALTMALDEVNKDPNLLPNVYLDLRWNDTKGDTVLATKAITEMICDGIATIFGPEGPCYVEAIVSQSRNIPMISYKCAEYRASAIPTFARTEPPDTQVVKSLLALLRYYAWNKFSILYEDVWGPVADLLNDQAIKRNMTINHKQSFMDNRVKCCDHMLDCCRSGYWYQLVQNTMNLTRIYVFLGGANSLVDFMSSMETAGLFARGEYMVIFVDMMVYSEREAEKYLRRVDQITLMSSCHSTENFNQMARSLLVVASTPPTKDYIQFTKQVQKYSSKPPFNLEIPRLFVESNFTKFISIYAAYLYDSVKLYSWAVDKMLREETRVLTDEVIFEVASNGTRVIDTIIKNRTYMSITGSKIKIDQYGDSEGNFSVLAYKPHKWNNSNNMPCNYHMVPVAYFHQGEEHPEYKLINGSIDWPSGGEKPVDEPMCGFANELCKKDDTHYTSTVAAVVLGVLLFCSGVITMSIYRKWKIELEIEGLLWKIDPNEIKGYSGNEIVSSPSKVSLMSAQSYGSRWTNQFVTSTGRLRGAVVRIKELKFPRKRDISREIMKEMRLLRELRHDNINSFIGASVEPTRILLVTDYCAKGSLYDIIENEDIKLDDLFIASLIHDLIKGMIYIHNSQLVYHGNLKSSNCVVTSRWMLQVTDFGLHELRQCAENESIGEHQHYRNQLWRAPELLRNHIHGSQKGDVYAFAIIMYEIFSRKGPFGQINFEPKEIVDYVKKLPLKGEDPFRPEVESIIEAESCPDYVLACIRDCWAEDPEERPEFSVIRNRLKKMRGGKTKNIMDQMMEMMEKYANNLEDIVSERTRLLCEEKMKTEDLLHRMLPQSVAEKLTMGQGVEPVSYDLVTIYFSDIVGFTAMSAESTPLQVVNFLNDLYTVFDRIIRGYDVYKVETIGDAYMVVSGLPIKNGDRHAGEIASMALELLHAVKQHRIAHRPNETLKLRIGMHTGPVVAGVVGLTMPRYCLFGDTVNTASRMESNGEALKIHISNKCKLALDKLGGGYITEKRGLVNMKGKGEVVTWWLTGANENAIQKKLVDMMDMPPPLFSRPRKSPKLNPDSRQPSIQAMHFCGTGSRRQSTVPRAMDGESTYSLQGSVRESPRMVSKRDRERERPSINGLGAGHFVGGALLESAQASLSTLNHSVTNETNCDMDGGSGGVSGSGSGLVRQPNALHKPLAMVRPHRIISAAQLPQLGDNEDDSADTLLRESRSLDPMPMQQLRKRHDRVKLPPSKLSKNNSRSLDTGVSLISGNPNGEVHSSQLDLDDEMTANPVDATDGYDDELGLLMRHDNGQLPALRYSGSFPNAQNSIVPTGRSAGGGVGRDGGGSNCAKHLNNNCNGGVNVEDDLESPLLQRQASLSVPPEEMLAHNKRWHSLEHMDGPGGHGGNCVSYAADIDNRHPGGLDFFSGSSNQHHGAKAAGGSKLTNWMTNIFKGNGVRSGEARRVGILPSGVHGARTGFTDMAASAAARDRESIV, encoded by the exons ATGACGCGTTGGCCCTTTAATCTACTACTCTTGCTGTCGGTGGCGGTCCGCGACTGTAGCAATCATCGCACCGTCCTCACAGTCGGCTACCTAACGGCACTCACTGGCGATCTCAAGACGCGTCAGGGACTGGCCATTTCCGGTGCCCTGACTATGGCCCTGGATGAG GTCAACAAAGATCCCAATCTTCTGCCAAATGTGTACCTGGATCTGCGTTGGAATGACACCAAGGGGGACACGGTACTGGCCACCAAGGCCATCACCGAGATGATATGCGATGGCATCGCCACTATTTTTGGGCCGGAAGGACCTTGCTATGTGGAGGCCATCGTCTCGCAGAGTCGAAACATTCCAATGATTTCCTAC AAATGTGCAGAGTACCGTGCATCCGCCATACCGACATTCGCCCGCACTGAGCCGCCAGATACACAG GTCGTTAAGTCGCTGCTTGCCCTCCTTCGATATTATGCGTGGAATAAGTTCTCCATTCTGTACGAGGATGTGTGGGGTCCTGTAGCAGATCTGCTGAATGATCAGGCCATCAAGCGGAACATGACCATCAACCACAAACAGTCGTTTATGGATAATCGCGTCAAGTGCTGTGATCATATGCTGGACTGCTGTCGTTCTGGGTATTGGTACCAG CTGGTGCAAAACACCATGAACCTCACACGTATCTACGTATTCCTGGGGGGGGCCAATAGTCTGGTGGACTTTATGAGCTCCATGGAGACCGCTGGCCTGTTTGCTCGTGGCGAGTATATGGTGATCTTTGTCGACATGATGGTATATTCCGAGAG GGAGGCAGAAAAGTACTTGCGTAGAGTGGATCAAATAACTTTAATGTCCAGTTGCCATAGCACGGAAAACTTCAATCAAATGGCCCGCAGTCTTCTCGTCGTGGCATCCACGCCTCCCACAAAGGACTACATACAGTTTACAAAACAAGTGCAAAAGTACAGCTCAAAGCCGCCGTTCAATTTAGAAATTCCCAGGCTGTTTGTAGAGAGTAATTTTACCAAG TTCATATCGATCTATGCCGCGTACCTGTACGATTCGGTAAAGCTGTATTCCTGGGCTGTGGACAAAATGCTGCGGGAGGAGACACGAGTTTTGACCGACGAGGTGATCTTCGAGGTGGCCAGCAACGGAACACGTGTTATCGATACCATAATCAAAAACCGTACTTACATGA GCATAACTGGATCCAAAATTAAGATCGATCAGTATGGCGATTCGGAGGGTAACTTTTCGGTGCTGGCCTACAAGCCCCACAAGTGGAATAATTCCAACAACATGCCCTGTAACTATCACATGGTTCCTGTAGCATACTTTCATCAAGGCGAAGAACATCCA GAGTACAAGCTCATCAATGGCTCTATAGATTGGCCATCGGGCGGGGAGAAGCCCGTAGATGAACCGATGTGTGGTTTTGCTAACGAGCTCTGTAAAAAGGACGACACCCACTATACGTCCACTGTCGCCGCTGTGGTTTTGGGCGTACTGCTCTTCTGCTCAGGTGTAATCACCATGAGTATATATCGAAAGTGGAAGATAGAGTTGGAGATTGAGGGTTTACTCTGGAAGATCGACCCAAACGAAATAAAGGGTTATTCTGGCAACGAAATTGTCTCCTCACCGAGCAAA GTCAGTTTGATGAGTGCCCAGAGCTATGGTTCCCGTTGGACCAACCAGTTTGTTACCTCCACGGGTCGCCTCCGCGGTGCCGTGGTTCGTATCAAGGAGTTGAAATTCCCCCGGAAGCGAGATATTTCTAGGGAGATCATGAAGGAGATGCGATTGTTGCGCGAACTGCGTCACGATAACATCAACAGCTTCATTGGAGCCAGCGTGGAGCCAACACGCATTCTTCTAGTCACCGATTACTGTGCCAAAGGCAGTCTTTACGACATCATCGAGAACGAAGACATTAAGTTAGACGATCTATTCATCGCCTCGCTAATTCACGACCTCATAAAG GGCATGATTTATATACACAACTCTCAGCTGGTCTATCATGGTAACCTTAAATCCTCAAACTGTGTGGTCACGTCGCGTTGGATGCTCCAAGTCACCGATTTCGGGCTGCACGAGTTGCGGCAGTGTGCCGAAAACGAATCCATCGGGGAGCATCAGCATTATCGAA ATCAACTTTGGCGTGCTCCAGAGCTGCTACGGAATCACATTCACGGCAGCCAGAAGGGCGATGTCTATGCATTCGCCATCATCATGTACGAGATATTTAGTCGTAAGGGTCCGTTCGGACAAATAAACTTTGAACCAAAGGAAATCGTAGACTATGTCAAGAAGCTACCGCTTAAGGGAGAGGATCCGTTTCGTCCAGAAGTGGAGTCCATCATAGAAGCCGAGTCCTGTCCGGATTATGTTCTGGCCTGCATTAGGGATTGCTGGGCTGAAGATCCCGAAGAGCGGCCCGAATTCAGTGTCATAcg CAATCGCTTGAAAAAGATGCGTGGTGGAAAAACCAAGAACATCATGGATCAAATGATGGAAATGATGGAGAAGTATGCCAACAACTTGGAGGATATTGTCTCCGAGCGCACGCGTCTCTTGTGCGAGGAAAAGATGAAAACGGAGGATCTCTTGCATCGCATGCTACCGCAGTCGGTGGCCGAAAAATTGACCATGGGTCAGGGCGTCGAGCCGGTTTCTTATGATTTG GTCACCATATATTTTAGCGACATTGTTGGTTTTACTGCAATGTCGGCGGAGAGCACACCGCTGCAAGTGGTGAACTTTTTGAATGATCTCTACACAGTGTTCGATCGCATCATACGCGGCTATGATGTGTACAAAGTTGAAACCATTGGAGATGCGTATATGGTG gtTTCGGGCCTGCCAATTAAAAACGGAGATCGACATGCTGGCGAAATAGCTTCGATGGCCCTGGAGCTGCTCCACGCAGTAAAGCAGCATCGCATAGCCCATCGTCCCAACGAGACGCTGAAGCTGCGTATTGGGATGCACACGGGTCCGGTAGTAGCTGGCGTGGTTGGTCTCACCATGCCAAGGTACTGTCTCTTTGGTGACACCGTGAATACAGCGTCCCGGATGGAGAGCAACGGGGAGGCGCTAAAGATTCACATTTCCAATAAGTGCAAGCTGGCGCTGGACAAACTGGGTGGTGGCTACATAACCGAGAAACGTGGCCTGGTCAATATGAAGGGCAAGGGCGAGGTGGTAACATGGTGGCTAACCGGAGCCAATGAGAATGCTATACAGAAGAAGCTGGTGGACATGATGGatatgccgccgccgctgttTAGTCGTCCTCGAAAGAGTCCAAAGCTGAATCCCGACTCCCGTCAGCCAAGCATCCAGGCCATGCACTTTTGCGGCACTGGATCAAGACGCCAAAGCACAGTCCCCAGGGCGATGGACGGCGAATCAACTTATAGCCTCCAGGGATCCGTAAGGGAATCACCGCGCATGGTCAGCAAACGAGACAGGGAACGAGAGCGACCCTCCATCAACGGGCTGGGCGCAGGGCACTTCGTGGGCGGAGCTCTCCTAGAATCCGCACAGGCCTCGCTAAGCACGCTGAATCATTCCGTAACAAACGAAACTAACTGTGATATGGATGGGGGATCGGGAGGAGTGTcaggatctggatctggattaGTGCGTCAGCCCAATGCACTACACAAGCCGTTGGCCATGGTGCGGCCGCACAGGATTATCAGTGCTGCCCAGTTACCCCAACTGGGAGACAACGAAGATGACTCCGCAGACACGCTGTTGCGGGAGTCACGCTCCCTAGATCCCATGCCCATGCAGCAGCTGCGCAAACGGCACGATAGGGTAAAGTTACCGCCCTCGAAGTTGTCCAAGAACAATTCCCGATCGCTGGACACAGGTGTATCGCTGATCAGTGGGAATCCCAACGGTGAAGTGCATTCAAGTCAGCTGGATTTGGATGACGAGATGACCGCCAATCCGGTGGATGCCACCGATGGCTACGACGATGAGCTGGGCCTTCTGATGCGCCACGACAACGGTCAACTGCCCGCTCTCCGCTATTCAGGCAGCTTTCCCAACGCTCAGAATAGCATAGTTCCTACAGGAAGGTCAGCAGGAGGCGGAGTAGGAAGAGATGGGGGTGGGAGCAACTGCGCCAAGCATCTGAACAATAACTGCAATGGAGGAGTAAACGTCGAGGATGATCTCGAGTCGCCCTTGCTGCAACGTCAGGCATCGCTATCGGTGCCGCCAGAGGAGATGCTGGCGCATAACAAACGCTGGCACTCACTGGAGCACATGGATGGACCCGGTGGGCATGGTGGTAATTGCGTGAGCTATGCCGCCGATATTGATAACCGCCACCCCGGAGGTCTGGACTTCTTCAGCGGTTCCTCCAATCAGCACCATGGAGCCAAAGCGGCTGGTGGGAGCAAGCTGACTAACTGGATGACTAACATATTCAAGGGCAACGGCGTGCGCAGCGGCGAGGCTAGGCGAGTGGGAATCCTGCCCAGCGGAGTGCACGGCGCACGAACCGGATTCACGGATATGgcggcatcagcagcagcccgGGATCGTGAGAGCATAGTGTAG
- the LOC122615923 gene encoding mucolipin-3-like, producing the protein MQSYGPGAQAAPAVKRRTDSYEAAQQQQQSPESDEEYVNTRILRRQVQLQSTPVAPVVPMPISAGSGTAPPSVNGQEEQPEFPGSSAASYQEERMRRKLQFFFMNPIEKWQAKRKFPYKFVVQIVKIFLVTMQLCLFAHSRYNHINYTGDNRFAFSHLFLRGWDSSREVESYPPAVGPFALYLKSEFFDTVQYAVDGYANVSRSIGPYDYPTPNNTMPPLKLCLQNYREGTIFGFNESYIFDPHIDEVCEQLPPNVTTIGVENYLRQRGVEVNFASLVSAQLTFKIKTVNFKANGGPLSAPDCFRFDISIMFNNRDHDGQMLLSLDAEATRLKCHGATDFISEANFDSMLRSVLNIFVLLTCALSFALCTRALWRAYLLRCTTVNFFRSHFGKELSFDGRLEFVNFWYIMIIFNDVLLIIGSALKEQIEGRYLVVDQWDTCSLFLGIGNLLVWFGVLRYLGFFKTYNVVILTLKKAAPKILRFLIAALLIYAGFVFCGWLILGPYHMKFRSLATTSECLFALINGDDMFATFATLSSKATWLWWFCQIYLYSFISLYIYVVLSLFIAVIMDAYDTIKAYYKDGFPTTDLKAFVGTRTAEDISSGVFMTDLDDFDQTSFLDVVKSVCCCGQCGRHQEPAQPNSGYTSLSSIMK; encoded by the exons ATGCAGAGCTACGGTCCCGGAGCCCAGGCTGCTCCGGCCGTCAAGCGCCGAACGGACAGCTACGAGGCtgcgcagcaacagcagcagtctCCGGAGAGCGACGAGGAGTACGTGAACACCAGGATACTGCGACGCCAGGTGCAGCTGCAGTCCACTCCGGTGGCCCCGGTGGTGCCAATGCCCATATCCGCGGGCAGTGGCACTGCTCCACCCTCCGTGAATGGCCAAGAGGAGCAGCCCGAGTTCCCCGGATCCTCGGCTGCATCTTACCAGGAGGAGCGAATGCGCAGGAAGCTTCAGTTCTTCTTCATGAACCCTATCGAGAAGTGGCAGGCCAAGCGAAAATTTCCCTACAAGTTCGTCGTACAG ATTGTAAAAATCTTTCTGGTGACGATGCAACTGTGCCTTTTTGCCCACTCGCGGTATAACCACATCAACTACACGGGTGATAACCGATTTGCCTTCTCGCATCTATTCCTGCGCGGCTGGGATTCTTCCAGGGAGGTGGAAAGTTATCCGCCAGCTGTGGGTCCCTTTGCCCTTTACCTAAAATCAGAGTTCTTCGACACGGTGCAGTATGCGGTTGATGGATACGCCAATGTGAGCCGATCTATTGGACCATACGACTACCCGACACCCAACAACACAATGCCGCCACTAAAGCTTTGCCTGCAAAACTATAGAGAGGGCACCATATTCGGTTTTAATGAGTCCTACATTTTCGACCCCCACATCGACGAGGTGTGCGAACAACTACCGCCGAACGTTACCACCATTGGGGTGGAGAATTACCTCAGGCAGCGCGGTGTGGAGGTCAATTTTGCATCTCTTGTCTCCGCACAGTTGACGTTCAAGATAAAGACGGTGAATTTTAAGGCGAACGGCGGGCCACTTTCTGCTCCtgattgttttcgttttgacATTTCCATAATGTTTAACAACCGAGACCACGACGGGCAGATGTTGCTCTCACTTGATGCAGAGGCGACGCGACTCAAGTGCCACGGCGCCACGGACTTTATATCAGAGGCCAATTTCGATTCCATGCTGCGAAGCGTACTCAACATATTCGTCCTACTAACCTGCGCATTATCCTTTGCACTCTGTACAAGGGCTTTGTGGAGAGCTTACCTGCTGAGATGTACAACTGTCAATTTTTTCCGTTCGCATTTCGGCAAGGAGCTGAGCTTTGATGGTCGACTGGAATTCGTTAATTTTTG GTACATAATGATTATTTTCAATGACGTCCTTTTGATCATTGGATCGGCTCTGAAAGAGCAAATCGAGGGGAGGTACTTAGTGGTGGACCAATGGGATACCTGCTCTCTTTTCCTGGGAATCGGCAACCTGCTTGTTTGGTTTGGAGTGCTGCGCTACCTCGGCTTCTTCAAAACCTACAACGTTGTGATACTGACGCTGAAAAAGGCAGCACCAAAGATTCTTCGATTCCTTATCGCCGCCTTGCTGATCTATGCTGGATTTGTGTTCTGCGGCTGGCTTATCTTGGGACCCTACCACATGAAGTTCCGTTCGCTGGCTACAACGTCCGAGTGCTTGTTTGCGCTGATAAACGGTGATGATATGTTTGCCACCTTTGCCACGCTTTCCAGCAAGGCCACCTGGCTGTGGTGGTTCTGCCAGATCTACCTGTACTCGTTCATATCCTTGTACATTTATGTTGTCCTGTCGCTGTTCATTGCCGTCATAATGGATGCCTACGATACGATAAAGGCGTATTACAAAGATGGCTTTCCCACCACCGATCTCAAGGCATTTGTCGGAACTCGCACTGCTGAGGACATCAGTTCCGGTGTCTTCATGACCGACCTGGACGACTTTGACCAGACGAGCTTCCTGGACGTGGTAAAGAGCGTTTGCTGCTGTGGACAGTGCGGTCGGCATCAGGAGCCCGCCCAGCCCAACAGTGGTTACACCAGCCTTTCTAGTATTATGAAGTAA
- the LOC122617063 gene encoding uncharacterized protein LOC122617063: MAIHEQIDNLNIWWFPRDFCQSRFGEYQQSGTNSCTLISLLLADKVAKAERFYHRVSDLPLRGWELFGNAINDGNNVYHNVITANTPHSRNLNLNIPDAIAAIRSQHKMNFRLEEWFYTHMEADPSSPMYNRNVAVQLSRIFQITLQVFQQASVRDNIPTNLFAAIIADSRTVMVTFDFRASIVALFDSHKHGRDAGAVFAQCTLQSMDDLLFWFISMLHNVYSSRPSLFEISFLSSQPGVAKRIPPAIKKIAGDLKKPVKMNIPRPSH; this comes from the coding sequence ATGGCCATTCACGAGCAGATCGACAACCTGAACATCTGGTGGTTCCCGCGCGACTTCTGTCAGTCTCGATTCGGAGAGTACCAGCAGAGCGGCACCAATTCCTGCACCCTCATTTCCCTGCTTCTGGCCGACAAAGTGGCCAAGGCGGAGAGATTCTATCACAGGGTCTCCGATCTGCCGTTGCGGGGATGGGAGCTCTTCGGTAACGCCATTAACGACGGGAACAACGTCTACCACAATGTGATTACAGCTAACACGCCGCACTCCAGGAATCTCAACCTCAATATTCCGGATGCGATCGCCGCCATTCGGTCGCAGCACAAGATGAACTTCCGGCTGGAGGAGTGGTTCTACACGCACATGGAGGCCGATCCCAGCAGTCCCATGTACAACCGGAACGTGGCCGTGCAGCTGTCGCGGATTTTTCAGATCACGCTGCAGGTTTTCCAGCAGGCCAGCGTGAGGGACAATATACCCACGAACCTCTTCGCGGCCATCATTGCGGACAGTCGAACGGTGATGGTGACCTTCGATTTCCGGGCCTCGATCGTCGCCCTCTTCGACTCCCACAAACACGGACGGGATGCGGGCGCCGTCTTCGCCCAGTGCACGCTCCAGAGCATGGACGACTTGCTCTTCTGGTTCATCAGCATGTTACACAACGTCTACTCCAGCCGGCCCTCACTCTTCGAAATCTCCTTCCTCAGTTCTCAACCGGGGGTGGCCAAGCGCATCCCGCCGGCCATCAAAAAGATTGCGGGAGACCTGAAGAAGCCGGTTAAAATGAACATCCCCAGGCCATCGCATTGA